A single genomic interval of Fibrobacter sp. UWB13 harbors:
- a CDS encoding type I restriction endonuclease subunit R: MPTDTSEKGLETLIEKYLLEQNGYFRGISSDYSTDYALDCNKIETFLCDTQQDKVRNAVDFSNEHSRHSFFERLKNEITKRGVIDVIRKGYNYNTTHFDMYYPLPSELSESGHVFYNKNIFSVTRQVHFSVANPDLSIDMVIFINGMPVITIELKNHYTGQTVLNAVAQYSNPNERNPKELLLQPRRCAVHFAVDDDNIRMCTELKGKESWFLPFDKGVDGGAGNPLNPNGPRTAYLWDYVLTKPTLSYIIENLAQVARFTDEKGRLVKESVVWPRYHQLDAVRYLVRETKSHELGQKFLIQHSAGSGKSNTITWLAFMLAQQLRGTEKLMDSIIVVTDRVNLDKQIRNNIKAYNQLGNIVGWADSSETLRNELTAGKRIIITIVHKFPFILKEIGTTLANRRFAIIIDEAHSSQNGSLSAKMNMAISGVDAESEEDFEDILNKTIEGRKMVKNANYYAFTATPKNKTLEMFGKKIPQPDGKPKFEPHHNYTMRQAIQEGFILDVLKNYTPYQSYYKVVESEIIRKRKENPEFDRDQAQKKIRWYVESRPETVEKKAAIIVNHFINNVINKNKVGGQARAMVVTAGIERAIDYYYAISKQLQDMKSPYKAVVAFSGKKMYHGKEETEASINKFPSADIEKNMKVDPYRILVVADKFQTGYDEPLLHTMYVDKGLTDIKAVQTLSRLNRCHPKKKDTFILDFANEPENIKASFQRYYKMTTLAGETDPNKLNDLIFELDEYNIYTQAEIDLYCQKYFGSAPREELDPIINVCVDRFKNDLQEEQQIACKSAMKNFVRIYTFLAAIMPFGSKDWEKRWTFYKFLVTKLPKLKDDDFTEGLLDSIDFDQLRIVEQEAAKISLENENAEIAPVPTGNGAVGKKEPELVKLSDILEEFNQRYGGVEWEYPDKVKKDIDELPKELAENESFANAVLHADESTVQIEGNDALQQIIVKNMAARSELFRIFLNNQEFQNFLVERVISAARTMVRATVG; encoded by the coding sequence ATGCCAACGGATACTTCAGAAAAAGGTCTCGAAACTCTCATCGAAAAATACCTTCTTGAGCAGAACGGCTACTTTAGGGGGATATCATCCGATTACAGCACCGATTATGCTTTAGATTGCAATAAGATCGAAACGTTCCTTTGTGATACGCAACAGGATAAAGTTCGAAATGCTGTAGATTTTAGCAATGAACACTCACGACATTCATTCTTCGAACGACTCAAAAACGAAATTACTAAGCGTGGTGTTATTGATGTTATTCGCAAGGGGTACAATTACAATACCACGCATTTTGACATGTATTACCCACTCCCTTCTGAATTAAGCGAATCGGGACATGTCTTTTACAATAAAAATATTTTTTCTGTCACACGCCAGGTTCACTTTAGCGTCGCAAATCCGGATCTCTCTATCGACATGGTGATTTTCATTAACGGCATGCCTGTCATCACCATTGAACTCAAGAATCATTATACCGGCCAGACCGTGTTGAATGCGGTTGCACAGTATTCTAACCCGAATGAACGCAATCCCAAGGAATTGCTGTTGCAGCCCAGGCGTTGTGCGGTCCACTTTGCCGTAGATGATGACAACATCCGCATGTGTACGGAATTGAAGGGCAAGGAATCGTGGTTCCTGCCGTTTGACAAGGGTGTTGATGGAGGTGCTGGCAATCCGTTGAATCCGAATGGTCCGCGAACGGCCTACTTATGGGATTACGTGCTTACAAAGCCTACGCTCTCGTACATTATTGAAAATTTGGCACAAGTGGCTAGATTTACAGATGAAAAAGGAAGGCTTGTTAAAGAATCTGTTGTGTGGCCTCGTTACCACCAGCTTGATGCGGTTCGTTATTTGGTAAGAGAAACCAAGTCGCATGAATTAGGGCAAAAATTCCTGATTCAGCATAGTGCGGGTTCGGGTAAATCGAATACGATTACGTGGCTCGCCTTTATGCTTGCTCAGCAATTGCGTGGTACAGAGAAGCTGATGGATTCCATTATTGTTGTAACTGACCGTGTGAATCTTGACAAGCAAATTCGTAATAATATAAAAGCCTATAACCAACTTGGTAATATTGTTGGTTGGGCGGATTCTTCGGAAACGCTGCGCAATGAACTCACTGCTGGCAAGCGAATTATCATCACGATTGTTCACAAATTCCCTTTTATTCTCAAGGAAATAGGCACGACGCTTGCAAACCGTCGTTTTGCAATTATCATTGACGAAGCTCATAGTAGTCAAAACGGCTCGCTTTCGGCTAAAATGAATATGGCAATTTCCGGTGTTGATGCTGAGAGTGAGGAAGATTTCGAAGACATCTTGAACAAGACTATAGAAGGTCGTAAGATGGTAAAGAACGCGAATTACTACGCCTTTACCGCGACTCCCAAGAACAAAACTCTCGAAATGTTCGGAAAAAAGATTCCACAACCTGATGGAAAACCGAAATTCGAACCGCACCACAATTACACCATGCGCCAGGCCATTCAGGAAGGCTTTATCCTGGATGTGCTGAAAAACTATACGCCGTACCAGAGTTACTACAAGGTCGTTGAATCGGAAATCATCCGCAAGCGAAAGGAAAATCCTGAATTTGACCGCGACCAGGCGCAAAAGAAAATCCGCTGGTATGTGGAGAGTCGCCCCGAAACGGTCGAGAAAAAGGCCGCCATCATTGTAAACCACTTTATCAATAACGTCATCAACAAGAACAAGGTGGGTGGACAGGCCCGTGCCATGGTGGTGACTGCCGGAATCGAAAGGGCGATTGATTACTATTACGCCATTTCGAAGCAGTTGCAGGATATGAAGAGTCCGTACAAGGCTGTTGTTGCATTTAGCGGAAAGAAAATGTATCACGGCAAGGAAGAAACCGAGGCGAGCATCAACAAGTTCCCGTCTGCCGATATCGAAAAGAACATGAAGGTGGACCCGTATCGCATTCTTGTTGTTGCCGACAAATTCCAGACGGGTTACGATGAACCGCTGCTGCATACGATGTATGTCGATAAAGGCTTAACAGATATCAAGGCTGTGCAGACGCTTAGCCGCTTAAATCGCTGTCATCCAAAAAAGAAAGATACCTTCATTCTCGATTTCGCGAATGAGCCTGAAAATATCAAGGCGTCGTTCCAACGCTATTACAAGATGACGACGCTTGCTGGCGAAACCGATCCGAATAAACTGAACGACTTGATTTTTGAGTTGGATGAATACAATATCTACACGCAAGCCGAGATAGATTTGTATTGCCAAAAGTATTTTGGTTCTGCTCCACGCGAAGAACTGGATCCGATTATCAATGTGTGCGTGGACCGCTTTAAGAATGACTTGCAAGAAGAACAGCAAATTGCATGCAAGAGTGCCATGAAGAATTTCGTGCGCATCTACACTTTCCTTGCTGCCATTATGCCGTTCGGTAGTAAGGATTGGGAAAAACGCTGGACGTTCTACAAGTTTCTCGTGACGAAATTGCCAAAGTTAAAAGATGACGACTTTACAGAAGGCTTGTTAGATTCTATTGACTTTGACCAATTACGAATTGTGGAGCAAGAAGCGGCAAAGATTTCTCTCGAAAACGAGAATGCCGAAATCGCGCCCGTGCCGACAGGTAATGGAGCCGTTGGCAAAAAGGAACCGGAACTTGTCAAGTTGAGTGATATTCTGGAGGAATTCAATCAACGCTACGGCGGTGTGGAATGGGAATATCCCGATAAGGTCAAGAAGGATATTGATGAACTGCCCAAGGAACTTGCCGAAAATGAAAGTTTCGCCAATGCCGTTTTGCATGCCGATGAATCAACTGTGCAAATCGAAGGCAATGATGCCTTGCAGCAAATCATCGTCAAGAATATGGCTGCCCGCTCGGAACTCTTCCGCATATTCCTTAATAATCAGGAATTTCAAAATTTCCTCGTGGAACGGGTCATTTCTGCTGCAAGAACAATGGTGAGAGCGACTGTCGGATAG
- a CDS encoding restriction endonuclease subunit S — protein sequence MRKYARYKDSGISWIGEVPEHWETKRVGAYFNENKALNKDFIFKKAYQFKFGSLVLKNELGDEREYEDTYVKYTVLNENDIVFNGLNLNYDFVSQRVAICPAPGIITSAYIAMSPKNSIDSMYYLWLFKTMDNKKMLHGMGSGIRLTLSFADIKNQLIPIPPLSEQKAIAEYLDKKTAQINELVSAKQKQIELLKEYKQSVIANAVTGKLNKDCRMKDSGISWIGKIPENWEVKRIRHVFNESDEKITDNTGELLSLSQYTGVSLKRDCEKVGMFEAETTEGYKIVHKNQFVMNIMLAWNGSYAVSELEGVISPAYCVFNFIIDCVPKYFHYLLRLKAYAGAFKTLSKGIIDSRLRLYPSKFYTFPVIIPPLSEQKEIVAYIEKKVSSIDSQIASIENQIANLNEYKQSLISDVVTGKVKVC from the coding sequence ATGAGAAAGTATGCGCGATACAAGGATTCAGGAATCTCTTGGATAGGAGAGGTGCCGGAACATTGGGAAACGAAACGTGTTGGAGCGTATTTTAATGAAAACAAAGCGCTAAATAAAGATTTCATCTTCAAAAAGGCTTATCAGTTTAAATTTGGTTCCCTTGTTCTGAAGAATGAACTTGGCGATGAACGGGAATATGAAGATACCTATGTCAAATACACGGTTTTAAACGAGAATGATATTGTTTTTAATGGCCTAAATCTTAATTACGACTTCGTTTCCCAGCGTGTTGCGATATGCCCTGCTCCGGGTATTATTACATCTGCTTATATAGCTATGTCCCCAAAGAATTCCATCGATTCCATGTATTATCTATGGCTTTTCAAGACAATGGATAATAAAAAGATGCTTCATGGAATGGGTTCTGGAATTAGGCTAACTTTGTCATTTGCAGATATAAAAAATCAACTTATTCCTATCCCTCCTCTCTCAGAACAAAAGGCGATTGCGGAATACTTGGACAAAAAGACTGCACAAATCAATGAACTTGTTTCGGCAAAACAGAAACAAATCGAACTCCTGAAAGAATACAAACAGTCCGTTATCGCAAATGCCGTCACAGGCAAGTTGAATAAGGATTGCCGAATGAAAGACTCTGGCATCTCCTGGATTGGGAAAATCCCTGAAAACTGGGAAGTAAAAAGAATAAGACATGTTTTTAATGAGAGCGATGAGAAAATTACCGATAATACAGGTGAATTGTTAAGCCTTTCACAGTACACTGGAGTTTCTTTAAAGCGAGATTGTGAAAAGGTTGGGATGTTTGAGGCGGAAACAACTGAAGGTTATAAAATTGTTCACAAAAATCAGTTTGTAATGAATATTATGCTTGCGTGGAATGGTAGTTATGCTGTTTCAGAATTAGAAGGTGTGATAAGTCCTGCGTATTGCGTGTTCAATTTTATAATTGATTGTGTTCCGAAGTACTTTCACTATTTGCTGAGGCTAAAGGCTTATGCAGGGGCTTTTAAAACTCTTTCAAAAGGGATTATTGACAGTAGATTGAGATTATATCCAAGTAAGTTCTATACATTTCCTGTGATTATTCCCCCTCTTTCCGAACAAAAGGAAATTGTTGCCTATATAGAGAAGAAAGTTTCTTCTATCGATTCTCAGATTGCGTCCATCGAAAATCAGATTGCGAACTTGAACGAGTATAAGCAAAGTTTGATAAGTGATGTGGTTACAGGCAAGGTAAAAGTTTGTTAG
- a CDS encoding class I SAM-dependent DNA methyltransferase → MDNTQQFNKLVSFMWNIANDVLVDVFEQVDYKKVILPMMVLRRIDVLLEPTKEAVLKQKAELDKQKIVNYEPVLTAITKYPFVNVSKFTMRTLTAETNPSRLKMNFLEYIDGYSKDVQDIVKKFELLPTIDKLTENNRLGSILEKFTDKSINLGILSVKDASGKETLPGVDNHMMGTVFEELLRRFNEAYAVTSAGRHFTPRDMVKLLADLTILPIADKLENSTYTIYDGACGTGGILSVAKEKILDMAKERDKKIKIHIFGQELMPDTYATCKADIMISGQIKSFSYSLNKQQRDYIAFGSTISQDGHIGETYDFCISNPPFGTAWKEDLKNWGISDKKEITDSRFVLSDDINFVPDIGDPQMLFLANNVSRMKETELGTRIVEVHNGSSLFTGDAGSGNSNLRKYIIENDMLEAIVAMPEKDFYNTGIGTYIWIVTNRKEKRRKGKVQLIDATAIKTPLRKNLGEKNCETNEADRAKILKLLMDFKETEQSKIFDNSEFGYWSVPLMKPVLDESGKPVKDKKGNVKYKASRNETEQIPMNYPGGIEGFYENEVKPYTPDVIFGEPTIGYELSFTKYFYKPVELRSLKDIKNDIMKLERQTEGALAEILEE, encoded by the coding sequence ATGGATAACACGCAGCAGTTCAACAAGCTGGTCAGTTTTATGTGGAATATCGCCAACGATGTGTTGGTGGATGTTTTTGAACAGGTTGATTACAAGAAGGTCATTCTCCCGATGATGGTGCTCCGCCGCATTGATGTGCTTTTGGAGCCCACAAAAGAGGCTGTTCTCAAGCAAAAGGCCGAACTCGACAAGCAGAAGATTGTGAACTACGAGCCTGTGCTGACCGCCATCACCAAGTATCCCTTTGTGAATGTTTCAAAGTTCACGATGCGCACGCTGACGGCAGAGACAAATCCTTCCCGTCTCAAAATGAACTTCTTGGAATACATCGACGGCTATAGCAAGGATGTCCAGGATATTGTCAAGAAATTCGAACTGTTGCCGACCATCGACAAGCTTACCGAGAACAACCGCCTGGGATCCATTCTCGAGAAGTTTACCGACAAGTCCATCAACTTGGGAATCTTGTCTGTAAAAGATGCGAGCGGAAAAGAGACCTTGCCCGGTGTCGATAACCACATGATGGGAACGGTGTTCGAAGAACTGCTTCGCCGCTTCAACGAAGCCTACGCGGTGACTAGCGCCGGTCGTCACTTTACGCCGCGCGATATGGTGAAACTGCTTGCCGACTTGACTATACTCCCGATTGCGGACAAACTTGAAAATTCGACATACACCATTTACGATGGAGCCTGCGGTACGGGAGGAATCTTGTCGGTTGCCAAGGAGAAAATCCTTGACATGGCGAAAGAACGCGACAAGAAAATCAAGATTCACATTTTCGGTCAGGAACTGATGCCCGATACTTACGCCACCTGCAAGGCGGACATCATGATTTCGGGCCAAATCAAGAGCTTCAGTTATTCGTTGAACAAGCAGCAGCGCGATTATATCGCTTTTGGCTCGACCATTTCGCAAGACGGTCACATTGGCGAAACTTATGACTTCTGCATTTCGAACCCGCCGTTTGGTACGGCATGGAAAGAAGACCTCAAGAACTGGGGAATTTCGGACAAGAAGGAAATCACCGACAGCCGTTTTGTGCTTTCGGACGACATAAACTTTGTCCCCGACATTGGCGACCCGCAGATGCTCTTCTTGGCGAACAACGTGAGCCGCATGAAGGAAACGGAACTCGGCACTCGCATTGTGGAAGTACACAACGGAAGTTCGCTCTTTACGGGTGATGCGGGCTCGGGCAATAGCAACTTGCGCAAGTATATCATCGAAAACGATATGCTCGAAGCGATTGTCGCCATGCCTGAAAAGGATTTCTACAACACGGGTATCGGCACCTACATCTGGATTGTCACGAACCGCAAGGAAAAACGCCGCAAGGGCAAGGTGCAGTTGATTGATGCGACTGCCATCAAGACCCCGCTTCGCAAGAATCTGGGCGAAAAGAATTGCGAAACGAACGAGGCGGACCGTGCAAAGATTTTGAAACTCCTGATGGATTTCAAGGAAACGGAACAGAGCAAGATTTTCGACAATTCTGAATTCGGTTACTGGTCTGTGCCGCTGATGAAGCCCGTATTGGACGAAAGTGGAAAACCGGTCAAGGACAAGAAAGGCAATGTAAAATACAAGGCGAGCCGTAACGAAACGGAACAGATTCCGATGAACTATCCTGGCGGGATTGAAGGCTTCTACGAGAACGAAGTCAAACCCTACACGCCCGACGTGATTTTCGGCGAACCCACCATTGGTTACGAACTGAGCTTTACCAAGTATTTCTACAAGCCTGTGGAACTCCGTAGCCTGAAAGATATCAAGAACGACATCATGAAACTGGAACGGCAAACCGAAGGTGCCCTAGCGGAGATTCTGGAAGAATAG
- a CDS encoding carbohydrate-binding protein: MFEVSNRILTMLCGLAVCASAAVDQCKPIGWATRSGRTSTEFNVTGGGNATPITVKTFADLQKYAKDSSPRVIYIDGTLGDGWSGRTGDRLNITGSNKTIIGLKPGTVLKAPIHISKASNIIVRNIVIQGPGSNAEQAWDNLTIENNGSKNIWIDHCEFWDGQDGNADVVKGADNVTFTWCIFGYKKKSSHNLSNLIGSSDNEPESEGKLNVTYMFNWWKAANQRKPRCRYGNVHVVNNLLTGDANITNGTDVLGVAAGHMCRVRTERNVFINENNPIYTGVANGTGVNEVIDNIFTNCSGNTKGTGTSFTPPYEYTSFMLKASEVEAAVKANAGATLKSPTECDANYVEPEPPTPDKQYQAEKGTITGGVSENSNGGYHGDGYVNFDKGGDVVVKVKVDTAGQYRFDIDFANGSSEARSLAISAGLDTATTSFKTTGGWTVWETAEVLVSLAADENAVKFATVGGNDGPNIDQFDVTLVKAAEKDTTEKPTSIHTKTAAVVEPSVYHVDIFDTKGSLVRRMNVLSAKVGDVAWMTRGLPAGLYMMRMSAPDAGVDRSKFITVK; the protein is encoded by the coding sequence ATGTTTGAAGTATCTAATCGAATTTTAACGATGTTGTGCGGACTTGCTGTTTGTGCGTCTGCAGCGGTGGATCAGTGCAAACCGATTGGCTGGGCGACTCGTTCGGGCCGTACTTCGACTGAATTTAATGTAACCGGTGGCGGAAATGCAACTCCCATTACCGTAAAAACATTTGCTGATTTGCAAAAGTACGCGAAGGATTCTTCTCCGCGTGTGATTTACATAGACGGTACGCTTGGCGATGGCTGGAGCGGGCGAACGGGGGACCGCTTGAATATCACGGGTTCCAACAAGACCATCATCGGACTTAAGCCGGGGACTGTGCTTAAAGCGCCAATTCACATCAGCAAGGCTTCAAACATTATCGTTCGCAATATCGTGATTCAAGGGCCGGGCAGTAATGCTGAGCAGGCTTGGGACAACCTTACCATTGAAAATAACGGTTCCAAAAATATATGGATTGACCACTGTGAATTCTGGGATGGTCAGGATGGCAATGCCGATGTGGTAAAAGGTGCAGATAACGTAACGTTTACGTGGTGCATTTTTGGCTACAAGAAAAAGAGTTCGCACAACCTTTCGAATCTCATCGGCAGTTCTGACAATGAACCCGAAAGCGAAGGCAAGCTGAATGTGACTTACATGTTCAACTGGTGGAAGGCTGCAAACCAGCGCAAACCTCGCTGCCGCTATGGTAATGTGCATGTGGTGAACAACCTTTTAACGGGTGACGCTAACATCACGAATGGTACGGATGTACTTGGTGTTGCTGCAGGGCATATGTGCAGAGTGCGCACCGAACGCAATGTGTTCATCAACGAAAATAATCCGATTTATACAGGTGTAGCAAATGGCACGGGCGTGAATGAAGTTATAGACAACATTTTCACAAACTGCTCAGGCAATACGAAGGGAACGGGGACTTCTTTTACACCGCCGTATGAATACACGAGCTTTATGCTCAAGGCGAGCGAAGTTGAAGCTGCCGTGAAGGCGAATGCGGGCGCTACGCTCAAGAGTCCGACGGAATGTGATGCTAATTATGTGGAACCGGAACCGCCGACACCTGATAAACAGTACCAGGCTGAAAAGGGTACAATCACAGGTGGCGTTTCTGAAAATAGCAATGGCGGCTATCACGGCGATGGCTACGTGAATTTCGATAAGGGCGGCGATGTCGTTGTGAAAGTAAAAGTCGATACGGCTGGTCAATATCGTTTTGATATCGATTTCGCAAACGGTTCCAGTGAAGCTCGCTCTCTTGCGATTTCTGCAGGCCTGGATACCGCAACGACATCTTTCAAGACAACGGGTGGCTGGACCGTCTGGGAAACTGCTGAAGTTTTGGTAAGTCTTGCTGCAGATGAAAATGCTGTGAAGTTTGCAACCGTTGGCGGTAATGATGGCCCGAACATCGATCAGTTCGATGTCACGCTCGTAAAGGCTGCTGAAAAAGATACGACGGAAAAGCCGACGTCGATTCACACGAAAACAGCTGCTGTGGTTGAGCCTAGCGTTTATCACGTCGACATTTTCGATACGAAGGGCTCGCTGGTTCGCCGTATGAATGTGCTGTCCGCAAAAGTTGGTGATGTCGCCTGGATGACACGTGGGCTGCCTGCAGGGCTGTACATGATGCGAATGAGTGCTCCCGACGCAGGCGTGGATCGAAGCAAGTTTATTACCGTGAAGTAG
- the hisC gene encoding histidinol-phosphate transaminase yields the protein MDINQLAQQHILKQPLYVTGKPIAYTAREFGLDPKDIDKLASNENPFGPSPKGMAEARKALEEVNLYPDGGSYDLIGKIAEFRGVNRDQIAVGNGSNELLDMIAQVFLGPGTEAVMGNHSFAVYKLATMAMNAKIVEVDMPAPGYNYNLKAMRDAVNEKTRIVFLANPNNPTGSDLTAKEILDFADSLPETCVLVMDEAYTEFIEDTPELVPDFNSRIAEGKNIICCRTFSKIYGLAGLRVGYCITRPEIVALINRVREPFNVNSIAQAAAIGAIDDQDYVNKVRELNKKGLEQLKAGFKELGLAFVDSHANFIAVSGFKDPMDAFKFLQAKGTIIRPQPAMGDVLRITVGTEAQNKKCLENIKAYLGK from the coding sequence ATGGATATCAATCAGCTCGCACAACAGCACATTTTGAAGCAGCCGCTCTACGTGACCGGCAAACCCATCGCCTACACCGCTCGTGAATTCGGTCTCGACCCGAAAGACATCGACAAGCTCGCCAGCAACGAAAACCCGTTTGGCCCGAGTCCGAAGGGCATGGCCGAAGCCCGCAAGGCTTTGGAAGAAGTGAACCTCTATCCGGATGGCGGTTCTTACGACCTCATCGGAAAGATTGCTGAATTCCGCGGCGTGAACCGCGACCAGATTGCTGTGGGTAACGGCAGTAACGAACTTTTGGACATGATTGCCCAGGTGTTCCTCGGCCCCGGCACGGAAGCCGTCATGGGCAACCACAGCTTCGCTGTTTACAAGCTCGCCACGATGGCCATGAATGCCAAGATTGTTGAAGTTGACATGCCCGCTCCGGGATACAACTACAACCTCAAGGCTATGCGCGACGCCGTGAACGAAAAGACCCGCATCGTGTTCCTCGCTAACCCGAACAACCCGACCGGTTCTGATCTCACCGCCAAGGAAATTTTGGACTTCGCCGACAGCCTCCCGGAAACTTGCGTTCTCGTGATGGACGAAGCCTACACCGAATTTATCGAAGACACGCCGGAACTCGTTCCGGATTTCAACAGCCGCATCGCCGAAGGCAAGAACATCATCTGCTGCCGTACGTTCAGCAAGATCTACGGTCTCGCTGGTCTCCGCGTGGGCTACTGCATCACCCGTCCGGAAATCGTCGCCCTCATCAACCGTGTGCGTGAACCGTTCAACGTGAACAGCATCGCTCAGGCAGCTGCAATCGGCGCTATCGACGACCAGGATTACGTGAACAAGGTTCGCGAACTCAACAAGAAGGGTCTCGAACAGCTCAAGGCTGGTTTCAAGGAACTCGGCCTCGCCTTCGTCGACAGCCACGCAAACTTCATCGCCGTCAGCGGATTCAAGGATCCGATGGACGCCTTCAAGTTCTTGCAGGCCAAGGGCACCATCATCCGTCCGCAGCCGGCTATGGGTGACGTGCTCCGCATTACCGTCGGTACCGAAGCTCAGAACAAGAAATGCCTCGAAAACATCAAGGCATATCTCGGCAAGTAA
- a CDS encoding pseudouridine synthase: MISKRGFCSRSQAENLVREGRVSLRGKIVRDPDTPARENDEICVDGKHVKASEFVYFMMNKPRGYVTTASDEKGRATVMDLFREQYAKMFPDKPVPHISPVGRLDAASEGLLLFTNDTQWADALLNSQESRGLTHTKIYRVQVAGMPTAAELSQMEAGFNVPPRVFGEPEEFMHAVSAKLYSAGEKNCWLEITLDEGKNREIRRMLAKLGYEVLRLVRIKFCNFKLGDLKQGCIKKLDAPQH; encoded by the coding sequence GTGATTTCTAAACGCGGTTTTTGCAGCAGAAGCCAAGCAGAAAACCTGGTCCGCGAGGGCCGGGTTTCTTTGCGTGGTAAAATCGTCCGCGATCCGGACACTCCCGCTCGCGAAAATGATGAAATTTGCGTTGACGGAAAGCATGTAAAAGCAAGCGAGTTCGTTTACTTTATGATGAACAAGCCGCGCGGCTATGTCACTACGGCAAGCGACGAAAAAGGGCGCGCAACCGTCATGGACCTTTTCCGCGAGCAATACGCCAAGATGTTCCCCGACAAGCCTGTGCCGCACATATCGCCCGTTGGCAGGCTCGATGCCGCCAGCGAAGGGCTTTTGCTATTTACAAACGATACGCAATGGGCGGATGCTTTGCTGAATTCTCAAGAGTCGCGCGGCCTCACCCACACAAAAATCTATCGCGTTCAGGTTGCGGGAATGCCAACTGCGGCGGAACTTTCGCAAATGGAAGCGGGTTTCAACGTTCCGCCACGCGTCTTTGGCGAACCCGAAGAGTTCATGCACGCCGTCAGCGCCAAGCTCTACAGTGCAGGCGAAAAGAACTGTTGGTTAGAAATCACCTTGGACGAAGGCAAGAATCGTGAAATTCGCCGCATGCTCGCGAAGCTCGGCTACGAAGTTTTACGCCTTGTGCGCATCAAGTTCTGCAATTTTAAGTTGGGCGATTTAAAGCAGGGTTGCATCAAAAAACTAGATGCCCCGCAACATTAA
- a CDS encoding NAD(+)/NADH kinase translates to MEKSFSSIGIVGFKDKSADLACALKQITSWALEHPQVKFYALDSLKELVKKPIRVVKESALQKTDLLLAIGGDGTVLTAAHMALGHNIPILGVNAGRVGFLAESRVEGLTKTLDSLLAGDFSTRERMMIEAAVYHGRKCIAKQTVLNEVHVRAHAPERMVNVNVTYNDTCLTEYWADSILVSTPTGSTAYNLAAGGPIIHPSTPAVVLTPVAPSSLSVRPLVLSLTDKKLRMASAVNCSLDLVFDGRITLEMKPDEYVMLSESKLVTTFIRMRHTGFVGALREKLGWTGKPRSA, encoded by the coding sequence ATGGAAAAGTCTTTCAGCAGCATTGGAATTGTCGGGTTCAAGGACAAAAGTGCCGATTTGGCGTGTGCCTTGAAGCAGATTACTTCTTGGGCGCTTGAACACCCGCAGGTGAAATTTTATGCGCTCGATTCCCTCAAGGAGCTCGTGAAAAAGCCGATTCGCGTGGTGAAAGAATCCGCGTTGCAGAAGACGGATTTGCTGCTTGCGATTGGCGGTGACGGCACGGTGCTGACGGCCGCGCACATGGCACTTGGCCATAACATCCCGATTCTTGGAGTGAATGCTGGGCGCGTGGGATTCTTGGCGGAATCGCGTGTGGAAGGCTTGACCAAGACGCTCGATAGCTTGCTTGCTGGCGACTTCTCGACTCGCGAACGCATGATGATCGAGGCTGCGGTTTATCACGGCAGAAAGTGCATTGCAAAGCAGACCGTGCTGAACGAAGTCCACGTGCGCGCGCACGCTCCGGAACGCATGGTAAACGTGAACGTGACTTATAACGATACCTGCCTGACGGAATACTGGGCGGATTCAATTCTCGTTTCGACGCCGACGGGTTCGACTGCATACAACCTTGCTGCTGGAGGCCCAATTATCCATCCTTCGACGCCGGCAGTGGTGCTCACGCCTGTGGCTCCGAGTAGTCTCTCGGTGCGTCCGCTTGTGCTTTCGCTGACGGATAAAAAGTTGCGAATGGCTTCGGCGGTAAATTGCTCGCTTGATCTCGTTTTTGACGGGCGCATCACGCTTGAAATGAAACCGGATGAATATGTGATGTTGTCTGAAAGTAAGCTTGTGACGACGTTTATTCGTATGCGTCACACGGGATTTGTGGGCGCTCTTCGCGAAAAGCTTGGCTGGACGGGTAAACCGCGATCTGCTTAA